One Micromonospora eburnea genomic region harbors:
- a CDS encoding IS110 family transposase, giving the protein MDRASEDALSVTSDRVVIGMDPHKRSATIEVMTSDETVVGGGRFDTGRDGYAAMRKYARQWPHRMWAIEGCQGIGRHIANRLLADDEQVVDVPPKLSARARVFATGQGRKTDATDAHSIALVGTRMTGLRPLVNDEQLALLRILVDRRRSLGEDHTRMVSQLHQLLLELIPGGAKKSLSAAQAKALLATVRPRDAVGKARRRVAAELIADLERVYRRSKEADKELTELVASTGTTLMDLHGIGPSGAARLLVEVADITRFPNRAHFASWNGTAPIDASSGEQVRHRLSRAGNRQINRVLHIMATVQLRNPTEGRAYFDRKKAAGKTSMEAMRALKRRLSDIVYRCMINDATAAAAGPGGQRGTTTDSSVTDLHPPAGSSEKSLPGPAETQDRTLLPAVS; this is encoded by the coding sequence ATGGATCGAGCATCGGAGGACGCGTTGAGTGTCACGTCAGATCGTGTGGTCATCGGGATGGACCCGCACAAGCGCTCTGCCACGATCGAGGTCATGACCAGCGACGAGACCGTCGTCGGCGGCGGCCGGTTCGACACCGGCCGGGACGGCTACGCGGCGATGAGGAAGTACGCCAGGCAGTGGCCGCACCGGATGTGGGCGATCGAGGGCTGCCAGGGCATCGGCCGGCACATCGCCAACCGGCTGCTGGCCGACGACGAGCAGGTCGTCGACGTGCCACCGAAGTTGTCCGCCAGGGCGCGAGTGTTCGCCACCGGGCAGGGCCGCAAGACCGACGCCACCGACGCCCACTCCATCGCGCTGGTCGGCACCCGCATGACCGGGCTACGCCCGCTGGTCAACGATGAGCAGCTGGCGCTGTTGCGGATCCTGGTCGACCGGCGCCGCTCCCTCGGCGAGGACCACACCCGCATGGTCTCCCAGCTGCACCAACTGCTCCTCGAACTCATACCGGGTGGGGCGAAGAAGAGTCTGTCCGCCGCCCAGGCCAAGGCACTACTGGCCACGGTCCGGCCCCGTGACGCGGTCGGCAAGGCCCGACGCCGGGTCGCCGCGGAACTGATCGCCGACCTCGAACGGGTCTACCGACGCTCCAAGGAAGCCGACAAGGAACTGACCGAACTGGTCGCCTCCACCGGCACCACCCTGATGGACCTGCACGGCATCGGACCATCCGGCGCCGCCCGGCTGCTGGTCGAGGTCGCAGACATCACCCGCTTCCCCAACCGGGCCCACTTCGCCTCCTGGAACGGCACCGCCCCCATCGACGCATCCTCCGGCGAGCAGGTACGCCACCGGCTTTCCCGAGCCGGCAACCGGCAGATCAACCGGGTCCTGCACATCATGGCCACCGTCCAGCTGCGCAACCCCACCGAAGGCCGCGCCTACTTCGACCGGAAGAAAGCCGCCGGCAAGACATCGATGGAAGCCATGCGCGCGCTGAAACGGCGCCTGTCCGACATCGTCTACCGATGCATGATCAACGACGCCACAGCCGCGGCGGCGGGCCCGGGAGGACAACGGGGAACGACCACTGACTCCAGCGTGACCGACTTGCATCCCCCAGCCGGCTCTTCGGAGAAGTCACTTCCCGGACCCGCCGAAACCCAGGATAGAACTCTCCTCCCGGCGGTGTCTTGA
- a CDS encoding LysR family transcriptional regulator encodes MSNNRHADDSQPEVVEGLDLGSVRAFLAVTDDRYFGEAAARLGISQQAVSKRVAALEHVLRVRLFTRTPRGAALTIDGQAFLPHARAMIQLAERAVSSVRPGRRALRVDVLNRRIGPAGLLRDFHQVHPETELDVVTLVESDAAAAIAAVEAGTIDATFRAVTVPVRELPAGIRAARVLDDPHQLLTGPGHPLAAASHITMADLTGQRIWIPGIAPGTEWAAYYDDLGAEFGLTIERIGPNFGTDHLLDVLAESPTLASLVGKLTRMLWPANYDLRRIPILNPTPVYPHYLIWHRDNPHPALAMLRSYIRSAPHRHQPGDVWVPKWAARPSAP; translated from the coding sequence GTGTCCAACAACCGACACGCGGACGATTCACAACCAGAGGTTGTCGAAGGTCTCGATCTAGGCTCCGTTCGGGCCTTCCTGGCGGTCACCGACGACCGCTACTTCGGCGAGGCGGCGGCCCGGCTCGGCATCAGCCAACAGGCCGTGTCCAAGCGCGTCGCGGCGCTGGAACACGTTCTCAGAGTGCGCTTGTTCACGCGTACGCCGCGAGGCGCCGCACTCACCATCGACGGGCAGGCATTCCTCCCACACGCGCGCGCAATGATCCAGCTGGCCGAGCGCGCGGTGAGCTCCGTCCGACCGGGCCGCCGGGCACTGCGAGTGGACGTACTGAACCGAAGGATCGGTCCGGCCGGCCTGTTGCGCGACTTCCACCAGGTACATCCGGAGACCGAGCTCGACGTGGTGACCCTGGTCGAGTCGGACGCGGCCGCCGCGATCGCCGCCGTCGAAGCCGGGACGATCGATGCCACATTCCGGGCGGTCACCGTGCCGGTGCGGGAACTGCCAGCGGGCATCCGGGCGGCCCGGGTGCTGGACGATCCACACCAACTGCTGACCGGACCGGGGCACCCGCTCGCCGCCGCCAGCCACATCACCATGGCCGACCTGACTGGCCAACGGATCTGGATCCCCGGCATCGCCCCCGGCACCGAATGGGCCGCCTACTACGACGACCTGGGCGCCGAATTCGGACTCACGATCGAGCGGATCGGCCCCAACTTCGGCACCGACCACCTGCTGGACGTGCTGGCCGAATCGCCGACACTGGCCTCCCTGGTCGGCAAGCTCACCCGCATGCTGTGGCCGGCGAACTACGACCTGCGCCGCATCCCTATCCTCAACCCGACCCCGGTATACCCGCACTACCTCATCTGGCACCGCGACAACCCACACCCGGCACTGGCCATGCTACGGAGCTACATCCGCTCGGCACCGCACCGCCACCAGCCCGGTGACGTCTGGGTCCCGAAATGGGCAGCCCGCCCATCCGCACCATGA